CTCAAGGGTCCTCAGAGCCAGGTAATTCCCGTCGTGACGGACCCCTCGGTGGCTGCGCTGTTTGATGTCAATGTTGGTTGCCCCAGCAGGGATGGTGACAATGTCATTGTACCCATATCTGTAAGGGGCGAAGGGACACGGTTATTTTCCTGGACATATTGAGGGGAGACCCATGCAGAGGATGGCACTTGGCAAGTGGGATCGTGGCTCTGAAGCCATCCCTCTGTAACGCAGAGCACTCAGGAGCTGGGAATATTGCAGTTGTGCCAGATGTGTGCCTGGCTGGAAGATTTTGACTGAATCACATGCAAAAGTTAACGATGCAGTCAAACAAACAGCCCCACGGTTATCAGCCATGGgggttttctttggaaatgggTGGAGCGTTTGGGACTAAAAGCCTGGCTCTGCTCAGTAATGCTGTCACTGGTGATGCTGAAGGGTGGCATGATAGATCTAGGATGATCATAGATCTAGGATGTAGATGACAGATCTAGGACGGCAAAATAGGAGAGAGCCCGCACGCTGCTGGTATCGTACACAGAGAACACGTACATTGGCCAGGTGTTGCTGCTAAAACGACACCAGCAGTTAAACAGTTAACCCAACAGCCATCTCCTTGCAGATGACTTGATATGAACTCGAAAGCCTTTCGTAGAAGACAGGAGGCACTACGAAAGCCTTTCCTAGAAGGCAGCAAGTCCTGTGGCAGCAAAACTGCCCCTATCCATGGGCGGGTGTCTCTGCACCCCAGACTCATCTTTGGGAGGGTTTTGCAGCCACTACCACGATGTCCAACAACTCCCGTTGGAAGGCACGCGCCACATTCCCATGCCAAGGAAGGATTTCCCTGCAAAGCCAGCCAGAGCCCATTTCCGGAACACCACAACTCCTGGAACATCACTGGGAAGGCCTTGGAACTGGAGCCCTTGGCACCCCGTGTTAAGATAATTATTGCTGCTATAATAAAATGCCACCTTGGCGTGAGTCACGCTGCGGGGCTGGCAGGATCGTTTTCCGTGCATCCCCACGGTTGATGCTGCGGTGAGTAATTAATTAGGTTTAGAGTATTTTGGAACAAAGCCTTTGGGTCAAATCCTGCTCTCAGTCACCCTGGCCTCCCCAACCCTGATCTTAATGGGATCTCTTCTTGGCTGTAGCTACCACACTAATCTCTCTTTAGTCAACCACAAACAATTCATAGGAGAGTGGAAGCCCCATTTCTGCTGGCTCCCTGGAAGGAAACCATTTAGGAAATCTAATTTGACTGCGTGAGTCACCTCGCCGCATGGAATTGGACGCGTTGGCCTTTTGTTACGATCTTTTCAACAAAAGCCTTAAATCAGCGCTTTGGCAAAGCAACGGAGACCTTGAGCGAGGGAAGCGGCTGCCTCGGTGCGTGTGTCACATGCCTAAAATTCACCTCCAAGCCCAGGGAAAACTTAATGATCTATTTAAAACCGATATCAGCCTTCAAAATGTGTCCAACTCACTGCATTGGggcaagatcatagaatggtttgggttggaagggacctcaaagcccatccagttccaccccctgccatgggcagggacacgtcccactggatcaggggctccaagccccatccaacctggcctggaacccctccagggatggggcagccaccactgctctgggcaacctgggccagggtctcctcacccttgcagcaaaatatttgtccctaagatctcatctcagtctcccctctttcagctgaaaaccattccccctcatcctatccctgcactccctgatccagagcccctccccagctttcctggagcccctttcagcactggaagctgctctaaggtctccctggagccttctcttctccaggctgaacaaccccaactctctcagcctgtccttgtatgggaggtgctccagccctcggatcaccttcATGGCCCTATTGTAGAGGGTGCAGCTTTATTTGCAGTGGCACACCGAGCCCGCCGTCGGTGTCAGCATCAGCTATTATTTAAGGAAATAAGCTCTGCTTGGCTTGCATATTGCTGCCCCAAAATAAACGTCGTGTAAGTCCTGGAGTCTGGGGAGGAGACCAAGACGTTGCAAGGCCACCCGGCTGCGGTGTTTGCATGGCTGCGAGCCCAGGTCGACAGCACAGAGGGGAAGCCAAGAACTCCTCAAGTCTGGCTGGTGCAAACAGGGTCTGCAGCTGGGCGTGATGCTCTCGGTGAAGAAAGCAAACTGGCTTTACGTAACCTAGGAGAAGCCCTAATATGCATAGCacttttgcaataaaaaaaagaagaaagaaagagaaggcagctgttttttctctccccagctCATCTTGtagggggcctacaagaaatctgtggagggactttttacaaggcaAGTAGTGATAGTaccaggggcaatggctttaaattggaggggagaagatttaggttagatataaggaggaaattcttcacagtgagggtggggaggccctggcccaggttgcccagagcagtggtggctgccccatccctggaggggttccaggccaggttggatggggcttggagcccctgatccagtgggaggtgtccctgcccatggcagggggttggaattagatgatctttaatgtcccttccaactcaaaccattctaagattctatgatctctgcaAGCTCCTTCTTCCCTTACTTGGATCGGTTGAGCGAGCCAGATATTTTCCTGCAGGTAGAGCCGTTGCCGCCGCACACCCCACACTTGTCCAGCTTCTTGGAGGACCCGACTACGTGATCGCAGCCAGCTTTGACGCACTGCCCGTGGACACAGATGGAGAGGGTCTCTGGTCCACACAGCGTCCCATCGATCACCTAGGAAAAGGGGGGATGCAGAGGAGCAATTAAGGGTGTTTGATCTGAAATGAGGTAAAGAGAGGCGCAGATCATCACCAAGAATCTTACTTTGGCCTCGAAGACTTTAAATTCACTCCTCCCTCTGGCTCGGCAGAAAAGCTTGCATCGGTCTCGGGGTGACACTCCCGCGTACTTGGGAACCCACTCAAGGCGATTCCCTTCCAGATCCGTAAAGTTGTAGCTGTTGTACTTCTCACACTGCTGCTCCCGAAAGCTTTTCcctgcaaagaaaggcaaaaagtgACCCAAACCATGCGGGAAACTGGCAGGAACTGCTGTCCTCCTCAGCCATCCTGGAGACGCAGGCATGAGCCAAGGATAGCcttgaggagaggaggctgaggggagacctcgttgctctctacaactccctgaaaggaggttgtggagaggagggagctgggctcttctcccctggtgacaggggacaggacaagggggaatggcctgaagctgaGCCAGGAGAGGGTCAgactgaatatcaggaaaaagttcttcacagcAATGGTtatggggccctggcagaggttgcccagagagggggtggagtccccatccttggaggggtttaaaagacgggtggatgaggtgctcagggatatggtttagtagcagataggaatggttggactccatgatccaagagatcttttccaacctaatgattctatgattccatggtaGCGGGAGCATGCAGCGAGCTTGCAAGCAGAGGAGGACACACACCTCGCGCCCAGCTGGAGGGATCACAACACCCAGCAGAAAGCTATTGCCCCCTAAAACATGAATAATCAAGGAAGAGTGGAGCAATCCCTGGAGAAACGGGAGGTGAGCGTGCATTTGGGCATTGAATCCTTCTGCTGTGCGGACCAGGTGGTTTTGCAGAGCTGGGCTTACCATCGGGCGGGCACTCGTCGGTGTGGCAGGACTGGTACTTGGCTCGCTGGCCCTCGCAGTACTTGCCGCCGTGCTGGGGCTTGGGGCTGTCGCAGTGGCGGTAGGAGAACTGCACGCCGCCGCCGCAGGTGCGGGAGCAGGAGCCCCAGGGGCTCCACGAGCCCCAGCCGCCGTCCACCGCCGGCTGCAAGAGGCCATGAGAAGCTGTTAGATCTGTCCTCAAGTCCGTCCATCCCTCCCTGGTTGCTCAAGCAGAGCTATAATCCACCCCCAGCTTCTCTTTCTGGTCCAGGAAGCATTTAAGCACATACATCACATGAAGTTATTACTGACTGCCACCGGTGCTTAAAGTTAAGCTTGGGTTTAAGTACTTTGCTGACTGACTCAGAAATCACTGCTAATTCCCCTGGCAGGGCAAAAAGCCGTGATTTAATtgcagagctgtggctgcttGTTCTGGTTCAGACCAGCCCATGCCTTGGCGAAAGGCACAGCAGCGTTTATCTACGAGTAATAAAGATTAACAAAAGGTGTTGCTAAAGGAGAGACATCCGGAAAACAAATCAGGCAAACCCAGGAGATGGCAGGACCGGGATCCCAAGGGGTTGAGCCCCAGCCCATCAGTCCCCAGTCCCCTCACTTACCTGGGGTTTCAGGGTGTCCCGTGGGACGCAGCGGCCgtcccagcacagcccaccGGCTTTGCAAGGGGTGCCGTCAGCCCACGGCAAGCTGCCGTTCTTGGTGTGGCAAAGGGGCTCCCCGCTGCTGGTCCTGCACCAGAGCTGGGCGCACATGTCCTCCTCCGTGGTGTTGGGGCAGTGCTGGAAGTCCTTGCCGAAGATCTGCTGGCATTGCTGGTCCAGGCTGTAGAGGGCTTCTTGGCCGGGCAGCTCGGCAGGGAGGGTGAGGGGATCGGCCGGGGCATCGAGCAAGCAGTCGCCTGGGCAAGGCAGAGATGCATCAAGACCTGATGCATTGGGTTGCACCAAGCAGGGCATCCCAAACCTCTCTCTGTCATCTGATTTGAACACCCTTCATCTCCCTCACGGCACTGCAAAGAGCCTGAGCAATTAAGGATAATCAAACAATGAGGCTCCTTACCGTGCCCTCCATCCAGGAACTCCGTGAGGTACATGGCACTGCAAGGGGACCAGGGCTGGGTCTTATTCAAGTGGACGAAAAGAGGAGCCATCATATGGTGCTTGCCAAGGGGCCCAAAGAGCCGCTCGCAGGTCTTGGAGTCATCGTGGGGCATGCTGAGCACGTGGCCTGGGGAGCAGAGAGCATCGGTGAGCCGCAGCCTCCCAGCccgagctctgctgcagccgGGAGCATCTCTAAGTCATCAGGCAGTTCTTACAGCTGCCAAAGCTATTTGCTTTGATAAATCAGAAGtaataaacaaaacagtagCGTGCCTGCTGGATCTCAATGGTACAGCCTGCTGCGCGCAGGGCAAAGCAGCCCAAATTAGCGCATCTCTAGGAGCAGCAAAACGAGGGGGAGAAGCGCTTGGTCCTGGGCTTTAGCTCATCACATCAGGCAAATGCACCGATTCGCACCAACTCAGAGACTTCTAAGCACGTTTGCTGGTGCAAACCAGCTCCTGCCAATGCCAGAAGCTCCTTGGTGATGTCCAAGGCTTGGTGGGACCCAGATGGGAgatgtgggtgctgggctgcccCTCATCCCCTCCCAGCAACGGGGCTGGCCACGGTGGACCGAAAAAGCAGACTCCCCTTGGGAAGGGATGCATTACCCAGTTCGTGAGCCAGGGTGTAGGCTGCCTGCAGGCCCTCGTCCTCAATCACCGAGCAGCTTTTGTTACGGTCGCACATGGTGCCGATATCCGCCACTCCCAGCGTGTCACAGCTTTGGTGTCCACAGAAGTCCTGTTTGCCAGGAGCACCAAGGAAGGTGAGGTGGGGTGAAGAGGTCTCACATTGGGCAGCCTCAACATCTTTGAGCAGAGTTGGGCAACCCGCTGGTGCTCTGCACCCCAAATGCAACCACCTCCCACCCCACGTTGCTTTGCTTCGAGCTCCGTCCTTTGCCTGGTGGGGggatccctcctctccatccagGGGACACCTCAACCTCTTTCCCCCCAAAGCATCCCTAGGAGACCCTTCAGACCTGTCTCGTCAGCAGGATGGCAGTGTCGTAGTGCTCTGGGTGCCGGTCGCTCAGGGGGTTGAACTTTTGCTGCCAGCTACAGAAGTTGCGCAAAGTGAGCCCACCGTTGTCAGACACCTCTGGCCCCTCTGCCTCGTCGTCCACCACCAGCACCTTCACCACCACCAGGTTGATGGAGTTCTTCAGGCTAGGGTGCTTGTAGATGCGAGCTGCCATGGACATCAGGGTCAGGACGTGGTTCTgtgaggagaagagagaagggcaGGTGAAGTCTTGGTGAAACCTTTGCCATGGGGCTCTTTGgctaggaaaggaaaaatcttcTTCACTTATGATGCCTACCACATCCAGATGGACTCAGGCAGCCACCTGGGTTGATGGACCCCTGCCTTTTCTGTACATGACACCCTCTGCCAGCTGCAAGGATGGACAGAACAGGCCACCCCTGcatccccttctccagctgccgTGTCCCACCTGCCATGAACCGTTTGCACCCAGAAACCCTTGGAGAAAACCTCAGGTGAGTGCCCTTGCATATTCCCAATGCATTAACCCTGCTCTCACTGCCCTGAGGCAGGAACCACCTCACTGCACATCATCTTGCTGGTGCAAAACCACCCTTGCATTGCTGTAAAACTCCTGCCCGTGGTGGTTGGCAGAGTTTTAACCCAACACCCTCAGCAATAAACGAAAGCCAAAGCACTTTGACAGCTGAGTCTTTGTCCAGCAGCATCCCTTGCTCGGGCCACTGGGATAACCAGGGATTACTTAATATGTCAAATGCGCCAGCAATGTTTAGGCTGATGTAAACATCTTATCGGAGCATCAGAATTCCTCTTCTGCTTGGCACCCACTCGTAGTCCTGgagtcaggggaaaaaaatgcagctattACACAATATAATGTCGGGAAAGAGAAAGTGGCTTCTCTCCTCCCCAGACGAATTACACTCCGCAGTCTCACCTCATTGCCACTACTTAATTAAACTGGAAGGGCTTGGTGGAAGCCCTCCCCGATGGCTGAGTTTCACCCAAAATACACTTTTCCCGAACAGAGCCAGCTCCTTCGCGATGCCGCTGGGAGAGTCATATGcacaaaatgctgttttcttagcAAATGAGGGGGATGTTCAGTGGGATATTGCCCTCCTCTCACAGCCACAGTGTGTTTGCTGCACCGAGAGCCATTTGTCCAGGGCCATAGTGGCTATTTTCGATTATTCTCCCATTGCTGGCAGCTCTGCGCAGACAGATGTCTCGCTTCAGCAAGATGTATCTCGAGTCCTTCCTGGCTCATTATCGGAGGACAGGCCCCAGTAAAGATGATGGAAGCACTGAATAGACTGGTTTATTTAGACTGGCCAGCTCTCCATGAGATGACTCACATCCCAGCCTGAAGCACGCAACAAATGTCCTGGAGATGTCACCGCTGAGGCAAGAAACCCAGGCAAGATCACTGTGAAGGTTGCTCCAGGGGAATCAAGGGAAATTGTTTACGCCATTGGGAATCTTCCTAAAAATATCACAAAGCCTTCCTAAAACTACATGCGTGAAGATCTAGAAGGATGCTTTGTGCTGGAGCATCCTCTCTCATTTCCAAGGAAGCAAATCCTGCCCCATCCGTTTCTAATGTGCGACAGGTTTGTCTCCACTCCTCCAGTTGTCACCTGGGAGCTCTCAGTCCCTATTGCAGACGCCCTGGGACACCAACCCTCCCATCCTCAGGGTTGCATCCAGCCAAGAAACTCTTTGAGCAGCAGGAACGAAGGGACTTGGAAAACATCCATCCACCTTCCCTTCATCTGGAAAGTGAAGATGGAAagtaaaccaaacaaacagctATTTAGTGCAGATTAAAAGGTCAAATTCACTTGTTCCACCATCTGGTGTCTATTTATACCCATCCCTGGTTCGTGTGGGAGTCGGTTGGGTTTCGGATGGAGCCTGACTGCTCCAGGGAGAGCAGCAATCCACCTGCAGCACCCTGGCTCAGCCCAGGATTTGGACCCGGGGCCAAAAGTAAATTAAAGGATCCCCACAGCTCAGGAGAGGCTGACTGAGCGCTTTTGACCGACGATCGGACACAGACGAGTTGAATCTCGCTCGTCCCATCCTCACTGTAGCTTTTCAAGCAGGTTCTGGCTTGATGAACCACCCAGGAGGGAACGCTGCCTTCCCGGGGGTTTCCTCTCCAGCGGGCTGAGGCTGTGGGTATCGGGGCCAAATGTGGGGCAGCCACAGGGTTGGATTCGGGGAGCCCAGAGGTGCAAACAGGCTGGTTTCTGCCTCTTTGCAAGGTGCTTCCCTCTCATTTCCAGTTTCATCTACCTAGTGGTGCTCCTCAAACCCTCCTACCTCTTCCTTCCACAGCTGTAATCATTGGCTCTGCCCTCAAGAAGATCAAATTCTACTCATTTCCCCCTAAAAGGAGGGGGAAACCTCAGCCTTTTGTCCGacacctgcagcagctccaaTATCCCTCCTGCCACAGCCCTGTGGCTTCTGGAAGAGCCCAAAGCCAGGGATGTAAGGAACCACCAGCATTGCCCAACGCAAGCAAACAGCACGTGCAGAGCGttagcaacagaaaaatcagattgAAATCAAAGCATGAGGAACCAAAGTGGTTGTTTTTAACCTGACCACGTCGAGGGATTTCACTTTCTGATACAGGCTCTTGCAAAATCTCTGCTTACATTCTCCCTCCTGGGAACCACTCGGAAACTGAAGCTGCAGAAATCCCCAAActgtttttgtttggtgtttggttttggttttttttattaattattattatttttggggggagaaaCGGCTCTTACACAGCCACTAACGATTATTGTGGTATGCACATAATGATCTCATATCTCCGGACCCACCCAGGGCAGGAGGATAGCAGGGAGCACCCGTGAAACACCCCAGCACGACTCGCCTCCCTCCAACTTGCTTCCCAGCTTGTAGAGATTAATGCTCAACCCGACCTGGAGCTGTACATTTGTTTGTTAATTATAGGgttgtggggattttttttccaaccaccACCTTCTTTCTCCCTAGAAGCCAATATTTCTGTAGGGGGAACCGAAAAAGAAACGCTGAGATTTCTGAAGTGAGGGCAGATGGAAGGAAGCAAACACGGGGTCGGAGGCGAGGGCTGCCCAGCTTTTAGAAAACAACTGGTAAAAACATATCCCAGCCTCTCTCCCTCAAAGCAGTGTCTGTGTGCAACAGATACCCACAGCAGCCAACCTGccagcctcctcctgctctttgaAGCTCAGGCCATGAATTCCCTGGTGAAAATGTGGGCAGCAGCCAAGGGAAACGGGGGACAAGGGGGACACTCGCCTGCCTGCCTGTGTTACCGGCTGCCCTTCTgccttcccagctccctgccccatcTCTTTACTGTTTgccacttgttttttttccctttccctccgTGCTGGATGTTTGGGGCTGAGCTGTGAGAAAAGCGATTACGCTATTtaggggaaactgaggcacgcaCAGGACTGCCGCCACCTCTTTGCAGGCACGGATGAACACAAAGCAAAGCCCCATCCTGCGAGCATCTCCCATGAGTGCTGCAGATTCCAGTTGCTCCTGGGCTGCTTTGGTGGGAGCTGGCTCCCCTCCATGCTGCGCCTTTCATACCGAAGCCCTTGATAATCAGCGATCATCGCGCCAGCgctgaaacacagcagctgttTGACATTGCGGGGCGATGCGGGGAAGCGAGTGCATCGGCCGGGGGAATATTTAGGGAGGTTCCCCAGTCCTCTGACCCCTTGCACTAAAGCGGATGCAGGCTCCGGGGTCACAAATCCCAGAGGAAAAGCACCAGCAATGCTGCCGGATGGCAGCACCAGCCCACATCTCCCTTTGCTTTGCAAAGATCTCCTTTAATCCCATCCTGACTGCCTTTGGGATGGGCTCAGGAGGGGCCAGGCTCCTTTTGTCAAGGGATTAAGCAAACTCATCCGCTCAAGCTGCAAAATATCCTGAAGTGAGCCTAGGAGCCGGACACGAGGGGACCTGAGGCTCCAAGATGGGTTTGGCTTTACCTCCAAGGTCACTTTGATCCAGACGtgggagagctggcagcaggacCCCTGCATCACCCTGTGCTGCACGCTCCAGCGCTTGAAGGAAGGGATTGCAACAGCACTCCTAAAAAACCTCATAAATCTGcctggaaaaaacacagaagtcagGCAAAGCATCCCGCCTTAATCAGACCGATCTGATTTTGCCGTGGTCCTCAGCCCTTGCCAGCTCTTGGAGTCGAGGATGGCAGATTCCTCACTTGCAAGggcaaggaggggaaaagggggggggggtcgcAGCCATCATGTTTGCAGAAGGAAGCTTGGAAACGCACCGAGAGACTGGAGGAATCCCACCACAGGAATCCGATTCTGCTGCCAACTGGCTGGAGATGCCGCGGACGGTTTCTGTAACCGCCTGTTGCTTTGAGTGTCTCAGCAAACATCCCTCGAGACCTGCAGAGCATCTCTTCAGGTGCAGGTTGCACCGCAGGTGCTCAGCCCAAATGCCCTTTCTCCTGCATGTCGGAAGGAATAGCCCCTACGCTgtctcctgcctcagtttcccatacTTAGAACCCCTTCTTAATCTGGTTTGTGATGCTCAccgcctttttccccctccccaaagcaTTTTGAGTCCTCTgtaggaaaaacaaacacaaaggatAACTCGCATGTCCATCCTGGGGCCTCGCACCCATCCCTGGATAGAGGGGCTTGTCCTAAGCCCTGCAGGTCTCATCCTGCCAAGTCCTCCATGCCCTGCCAGCCCCTCATGGTGCTCAGCACTGACCTGCTGAGGGTGCTCAGCACTGTCCTGCCACCGGTACCCCCTCATCTCCTGCAAGCATCAAGAAGACTGATTAACCCCCAAATTTCAGGTCTGGTTCTGCTctcatttaattatttcctgGCATACATACATGAGCATTGAGGGAGGAAAAATTAGGCTCTTGTTATGTAAATCACATTAACAGCTGAGCCTGAACAGCTGAAATTGGTTAGAAATAAATCATTAATAGCGTTTTCCTAATAACAGTGTGACATTGATTATAACTTGCAAAGCTTGAGTGCATCTTATGATGACTCTCTTCTACTTGAGCTCCTACAGCTTATGCAAGAAGATAACTGGGAATACAAGCGATGTTGTGACCTTTAATAAATATTTGGTAATTTAAGTGTGGTTGCAGGAAAAAGTCACTTACATAAATatgagtttttttctgactcaACATTGCTGCTCCCTGGGCATCTCCTTCTCAGCTCTCTCATATCTCACCAGCACGAGCAAgccatcccttttttttttggctcacAAAATGTAGGTTTTTAGGGAGAAGCAAGGTAGCTACTTGTCCCGAGTTAGCAACAACTGTGCTTCTCCTTGCAGTTTTGTTGC
The Cuculus canorus isolate bCucCan1 chromosome 23, bCucCan1.pri, whole genome shotgun sequence DNA segment above includes these coding regions:
- the ADAMTS8 gene encoding A disintegrin and metalloproteinase with thrombospondin motifs 8, with product MGRAVGLLGGCFPLPIPILLLCHAWALPARDAPQQQPLLPARLPAPPGHLALRLAAFGRALILRLRPDTAFLSPRLRIQRSPSRGDAGPGAPRRGCFYSGAVEGSPGSHAVLSRCGEGGGFRAAFLLDGEAYELQPLGERWFGAPRHRPHRLQRRSAPPPAPRLLARPRYVETLLVADASMVRFYGEDVENHVLTLMSMAARIYKHPSLKNSINLVVVKVLVVDDEAEGPEVSDNGGLTLRNFCSWQQKFNPLSDRHPEHYDTAILLTRQDFCGHQSCDTLGVADIGTMCDRNKSCSVIEDEGLQAAYTLAHELGHVLSMPHDDSKTCERLFGPLGKHHMMAPLFVHLNKTQPWSPCSAMYLTEFLDGGHGDCLLDAPADPLTLPAELPGQEALYSLDQQCQQIFGKDFQHCPNTTEEDMCAQLWCRTSSGEPLCHTKNGSLPWADGTPCKAGGLCWDGRCVPRDTLKPQPAVDGGWGSWSPWGSCSRTCGGGVQFSYRHCDSPKPQHGGKYCEGQRAKYQSCHTDECPPDGKSFREQQCEKYNSYNFTDLEGNRLEWVPKYAGVSPRDRCKLFCRARGRSEFKVFEAKVIDGTLCGPETLSICVHGQCVKAGCDHVVGSSKKLDKCGVCGGNGSTCRKISGSLNRSKYGYNDIVTIPAGATNIDIKQRSHRGVRHDGNYLALRTLEGKYLLNGDFAISAMEQDILIKGTILKYSGSMTTLERLQSFRQLPEPLTVQLLTIASEIYPPKVKYTFFIPKDVPFSKQKGKEKKSANIIQPMLTSQWVLGDWSECSKTCGSGWQRRTVDCRDMEGQTSSACDRTLKPEDIKPCGDIPCPLWRLGPWSPCSQTCGEGVRTRNASCIDYAGKITSPEKCSSPGPPTATTACVLRQC